A stretch of Bacillota bacterium DNA encodes these proteins:
- the ablA gene encoding lysine 2,3-aminomutase, with protein sequence MPAYKEISLWQQVTEDEWQDWRWQLRNRIQDVDSLSKVVTLRSQEVEAVSEALLSLRMAITPYYASLIDAEDPCCPIRKQAIPTRPELISAPEDMADPLHEDSDSPVPGLTHRYPDRVLFLVTDQCAVYCRHCTRRRFAGQHDQSAGKEQIDNCIEYIRENKIVRDVLLSGGDPLAQTDERLEYIIKRLREIPHVEIIRIGTRMPVVMPMRITSALCNMLKKYHPIWVNVHFNHPKEITPEAKAACAMLADAGIPLGNQSVLLRGVNDCPHIMKKLVHELVKMRVRPYYIYQCDLSQGISHMRTSVARGIEIIESLRGHTSGFAVPTFVVDAPGGGGKIPVMPQYLISMSDRQVILRNFEGVISAYTEPADKHSPCLECGVCEKHDHIGVTALFGGDKVSIEPEGLKEMRQRFRKPRA encoded by the coding sequence TTGCCCGCTTACAAAGAAATTTCTCTCTGGCAACAAGTTACGGAGGACGAGTGGCAAGACTGGCGCTGGCAACTGCGCAATCGCATTCAAGACGTAGACTCCCTCTCCAAAGTAGTAACGCTGCGCTCCCAAGAGGTAGAAGCAGTCTCTGAGGCCCTCTTGTCTTTGCGCATGGCCATTACCCCCTACTACGCCTCACTCATAGACGCCGAAGACCCCTGCTGTCCGATTAGAAAGCAGGCCATTCCCACGCGGCCGGAGCTTATTTCTGCGCCAGAAGACATGGCCGACCCCCTGCACGAAGACAGTGACTCGCCCGTGCCCGGCCTTACCCACCGGTATCCCGATCGCGTACTATTTCTCGTCACCGATCAGTGTGCCGTGTACTGTCGGCACTGCACCCGCCGTCGCTTTGCCGGGCAGCATGACCAGTCCGCAGGCAAGGAGCAGATCGACAACTGTATCGAGTACATTCGTGAGAACAAAATAGTGCGCGATGTACTGCTTTCGGGGGGCGACCCGCTCGCGCAGACCGACGAAAGGCTAGAGTACATCATTAAGCGCCTGCGCGAAATCCCCCATGTGGAGATTATCCGCATTGGCACCCGCATGCCCGTGGTTATGCCGATGCGCATTACCAGCGCCCTCTGCAACATGTTAAAGAAGTACCATCCCATCTGGGTGAATGTGCATTTTAACCACCCCAAAGAAATTACACCCGAAGCAAAAGCGGCCTGTGCCATGCTGGCCGATGCGGGCATACCCCTTGGCAATCAGTCCGTGCTCTTGCGGGGCGTCAATGACTGCCCCCACATCATGAAGAAGCTTGTGCATGAGCTAGTGAAGATGCGCGTGCGCCCCTACTATATTTACCAGTGCGATTTGTCGCAAGGCATTTCTCATATGCGCACTTCGGTAGCGAGGGGCATTGAAATAATCGAGAGCCTGCGTGGCCATACCTCGGGTTTTGCCGTGCCTACCTTTGTTGTGGATGCCCCGGGCGGTGGCGGCAAAATACCTGTTATGCCGCAGTACCTTATCTCGATGTCAGACCGCCAAGTCATCCTGCGTAACTTTGAAGGCGTTATCTCGGCCTACACCGAGCCCGCCGACAAACACAGCCCCTGTCTCGAGTGTGGAGTATGTGAAAAGCACGACCATATCGGCGTTACCGCTCTCTTTGGCGGCGACAAAGTATCTATTGAGCCCGAGGGCCTCAAAGAGATGCGCCAACGCTTCCGCAAGCCCCGCGCCTAG
- a CDS encoding zinc-binding dehydrogenase — protein sequence MQKQGCPYGTHRVISPLGVLPQPAWKIDNSMTLYDNEILVDVLRLNIDSASFTEIKKRANYDDAAIRRIILDLVADRGKHHNPNTGSGGMFIGEVSAIGEKLQGKIDLAPGDRIASLVSLSLTPLAITEIIEVRQEIDQVAIKGQAILFASGIYAKLPDDMSDALALAVLDVAGAPAQTAKLVRPGNRVLVIGGGGKSGLLCLHEAKKRAGVTGQVISLNPSATACERVRELGLADVILQADATNALAVLEAVDKATGGKMCDLVINCVNVPGTEMSAILATRDGGTIYFFSMATSFTAAALGAEGVGKDVEMIVGNGYTKDHAAISLQVLRENDKLRELFTQLYAR from the coding sequence ATGCAGAAACAGGGCTGTCCCTATGGCACGCACCGTGTCATATCCCCCCTCGGGGTATTGCCCCAGCCAGCGTGGAAGATTGACAACAGCATGACCCTTTACGATAACGAGATTCTCGTCGATGTGCTACGTTTAAACATCGATTCGGCCAGTTTTACCGAAATTAAGAAGCGTGCGAATTACGACGATGCGGCAATTCGCCGCATTATACTCGACCTCGTGGCCGATCGCGGCAAGCACCACAACCCTAACACCGGCAGTGGCGGCATGTTTATCGGTGAAGTCAGCGCCATCGGGGAGAAGCTACAGGGGAAGATAGACCTCGCTCCCGGTGACCGCATTGCCTCTCTCGTCTCGCTTTCGCTAACCCCCCTGGCCATCACTGAAATTATTGAGGTGAGGCAAGAGATAGACCAAGTCGCGATTAAGGGACAAGCCATTCTTTTTGCCTCGGGCATTTACGCTAAACTCCCCGACGATATGTCAGATGCCCTAGCCCTCGCCGTGCTCGATGTAGCAGGCGCCCCAGCGCAAACGGCCAAGCTCGTGCGCCCCGGCAACAGGGTACTAGTTATTGGCGGCGGCGGTAAGTCCGGGCTTTTGTGCCTGCACGAAGCCAAAAAGCGCGCCGGGGTCACCGGGCAGGTTATTTCGCTTAACCCGAGTGCGACCGCCTGTGAGCGCGTGCGCGAGCTAGGCCTCGCCGACGTCATCTTGCAAGCTGATGCGACTAATGCTCTAGCCGTGCTTGAAGCGGTAGACAAGGCGACCGGTGGCAAGATGTGCGACTTAGTCATCAACTGTGTCAATGTGCCGGGCACCGAAATGAGCGCTATACTGGCGACCCGTGACGGTGGGACAATTTACTTCTTTAGCATGGCGACTTCTTTTACGGCTGCCGCCCTCGGCGCCGAAGGCGTGGGCAAGGATGTAGAGATGATCGTCGGCAACGGCTACACCAAGGACCACGCCGCCATATCTTTGCAGGTACTAAGAGAAAACGATAAATTGCGCGAGTTGTTCACACAACTGTACGCCCGATAG